The following proteins come from a genomic window of Amaranthus tricolor cultivar Red isolate AtriRed21 chromosome 14, ASM2621246v1, whole genome shotgun sequence:
- the LOC130799876 gene encoding membrane-anchored ubiquitin-fold protein 3, with protein sequence MPEEDLVDIKFRLYDGSDIGPFRYSSASTIEMLKERIVSEWPKGKTVVPKVANEIKLINFGKILENNKTVGQCRAPFGELAGGAMVMHVVVQPSQAKTKAEKKIEESKKFACSCCIM encoded by the exons ATGCCGGAAGAAGATCTGGTGGATATAAAGTTCCGGTTGTATGATGGATCAGATATTGGTCCCTTCCGTTACTCCTCTGCCTCCACTATTGAGATGTTGAAAGAGAGAATTGTATCTGAATGGCCCAAAG GAAAAACTGTTGTACCAAAAGTTGCAAATGAAATCAAATTGATAAACTTTGGTAAGATATTGGAGAACAATAAAACTGTTGGCCAGTGTCGAGCACCTTTCGGTGAGCTTGCTGGAGGGGCCATGGTTATGCATGTTGTTGTACAACCATCTCAAGCAAAAACTAAAGCAG AAAAGAAGATTGAAGAGTCGAAGAAATTCGCTTGCTCGTGCTGCATCATGTAG
- the LOC130799934 gene encoding glutamate-1-semialdehyde 2,1-aminomutase, chloroplastic-like, whose amino-acid sequence MAAIAGVGITCPSKLYSPKPSSKSHKNLPRSHSPFVVKMAVSFDENKTYTLQKSEEAFTKAKELMPGGVNSPVRAFKSVGGQPIVIDSVKGSHMWDIDGNEYIDYVGSWGPAIIGHADDEVLAALAETMKKGTSFGAPCLLENTLAEMVISAVPSIEMVRFVNSGTEACMGVLRLARAFTGKQKIIKFEGCYHGHADPFLVKAGSGVATLGLPDSPGVPKSATSDTLTSPYNDLETIKGLFEANKGEIAAVILEPVVGNSGFIPPNPGFLEFLREITKENDTLLIFDEVMTGFRLAYGGAQEYFKITPDLTTLGKVIGGGLPVGAYGGRRDIMEMVAPAGPMYQAGTLSGNPLAMTAGIHTLKRLMQPGSYEYLDKITSELTQGIIAAGKKTGHAICGGYISGMFGFFFTDGPVHNFGDAKKSDTAKFGRFYRGMLEEGVYLAPSQFEAGFTGLAHTTEDIQRTIAAAEKVLREI is encoded by the exons ATGGCAGCCATAGCAGGGGTTGGAATTACTTGCCCATCTAAGCTCTACTCTCCTAAACCTTCTTCCAAATCTCACAAAAACCTTCCTCGCTCCCATTCCCCTTTTGTTGTTAAAATGGCTGTTTCTTTTGATGAGAATAAAACTTACACCCTTCAAAAATCTGAAGAAGCTTTCACTAAAGCAAAG GAGTTGATGCCTGGAGGTGTAAACTCTCCTGTCCGTGCCTTCAAATCAGTTGGCGGACAGCCTATCGTGATAGACTCTGTCAAGGGTTCTCATATGTGGGATATAGATGGAAATGAGTATATTGATTATGTTGGCTCATGGGGACCCGCTATTATTGGTCATGCTGACGACGAG GTACTTGCAGCATTGGCCGAAACAATGAAGAAAGGGACAAGTTTTGGTGCTCCTTGTCTTCTTGAAAACACTCTTGCTGAGATGGTTATATCAGCTGTCCCTAGCATTGAAATGGTTCGATTTGTAAACTCTGGCACCGAAGCATGTATGGGAGTCCTCCGTCTTGCCCGTGCATTCACTGGCAAGCAGAAGATTATCAAGTTCGAGGGCTGCTACCATGGCCATGCTGATCCGTTTCTCGTGAAGGCGGGAAGCGGGGTTGCGACTCTAGGGCTTCCAGACTCCCCGGGTGTTCCAAAGTCTGCCACCTCCGACACCCTAACTTCTCCATACAATGACTTGGAAACTATAAAAGGTCTTTTTGAGGCCAACAAAGGGGAAATTGCTGCTGTTATTCTTGAACCAGTTGTTGGAAACTCTGGCTTCATTCCTCCGAATCCCGGCTTCCTTGAATTCCTTCGTGAAATCACAAAAGAAAACGACACGCTCTTGATCTTTGATGAAGTAATGACCGGATTCCGTTTAGCTTATGGTGGTGCACAAGAGTATTTCAAGATTACTCCGGATCTTACAACGCTAGGGAAAGTCATCGGTGGAGGCCTTCCCGTCGGTGCTTATGGAGGGAGAAGGGATATCATGGAAATGGTTGCACCCGCAGGACCTATGTATCAGGCGGGTACGCTGAGTGGAAACCCATTGGCAATGACTGCTGGGATACATACTCTAAAACGGTTGATGCAGCCAGGAAGTTACGAATACTTGGACAAGATTACAAGCGAACTTACTCAAGGTATAATTGCTGCCGGAAAGAAGACTGGGCATGCAATCTGTGGTGGCTATATCAGTGGAATGTTCGGTTTTTTCTTCACGGATGGGCCTGTGCACAACTTTGGGGATGCAAAAAAGAGCGACACGGCTAAGTTTGGCCGCTTCTATAGGGGAATGTTAGAGGAAGGTGTATACTTAGCTCCTTCACAGTTTGAAGCTGGATTTACTGGTTTAGCACATACTACCGAAGACATTCAACGAACAATAGCGGCAGCTGAGAAGGTTTTGCGGGAGATATAG
- the LOC130799935 gene encoding TPD1 protein homolog 1: protein MAICTTTTTTTVTFTVFSVLVLIVIVLPRIGLQTKICGFHLERLMSSNVNGVLPSPHRKLLAPKRIDKPTRFWDDTNQCSESDIEINQGPGAPLASGIPTYTVEIVNACMSGCDITGIHLRCGWFSSAHTVDPFIFRRLRYDNCLFNNGGTLQHGKSISFQYANSYSYPLSVLSMRCL from the exons ATGGCGATTTGTACGACGACGACGACGACTACTGTTACGTTTACAGTGTTTTCGGTGCTGGTTCTCATCGTTATTGTTCTACCTCGTATTG GTTTGCAAACCAAAATTTGTGGTTTTCATTTGGAGAGGTTAATGTCGTCCAACGTTAACGGCGTCCTTCCGTCACCCCATCGCAAGCTTTTAG CACCAAAGAGAATAGACAAACCCACAAGATTCTGGGATGACACCAACCAATGCAGTGAATCGGACATTGAAATAAACCAAGGACCAGGTGCACCTTTAGCTTCGGGTATACCCACCTACACAGTTGAGATCGTGAATGCCTGTATGTCAGGTTGTGACATCACTGGGATTCACCTCCGTTGCGGGTGGTTCAGCTCTGCACACACTGTCGACCCTTTCATCTTCAGGCGTCTCCGTTATGATAACTGCCTTTTCAATAATGGTGGAACTCTGCAGCATGGCAAGTCTATTTCATTCCAGTATGCCAATTCCTACAGTTACCCTCTTTCTGTTTTGTCCATGAGATGTTTATAG